The nucleotide sequence GCAGTGTTGTTGCCGCGCCCATTGATTCACCGTGAATACCGAGCAGGGCATCTTCCCCGGTAATAGCTCGGATCGTATCAACTACTGCCTGTAAATCGTATTTTTCATAATGGCCGTAACTTGTTGTTTTTCCTTGAGATTCTCCGTGACGGCGATGATCGTATACAAAAGCATTAAAACCAAGCCGTTCAAACATTCGGGCATAGCGCATCGAGTTAATTTTATTTTCAGTGACGCCATGACAGATGATGACTGTATTTTTCGTTTCCAAAGGTTTTAAATAGATGCCGCTTATTTTATAGCCATTTGGAGAATCGATCAATAATATTTCTTTCGGACAGCCTTCATACCATGCTTCATCAAAGCGTTTTGCCGCAATTTCGCGTTCGCGGATGAAAGCATCGTCCTTTTTCTTTATATACATAATGTGATTTGTCATCACGACACCAGTGATTGTTGTAGCAGCTGCCAGCAGCGTTGTTACAATACTGCCAGATAAAAACAGTGTACGTTTTTTCATGAAAATCACTCCTTAATTAATTTAATATTCGATGAGTTATTGGGATAAATCAACTAATATGTATCTATTTATTATTGGAAACTTTTGTGTGAAAAATGCGAAATATTTGATAAAATTTAGTTAAGCAAGTTCAAATTTGCTCACAAAGGGACCATTCACAATAAAGGGGGATATATTCATGACAGAAGTTGTAATAGTAAGTGCAGTACGTACGCCAATTGGTGCTTTTCAGGGGGCAT is from Solibacillus isronensis and encodes:
- a CDS encoding alpha/beta hydrolase is translated as MKKRTLFLSGSIVTTLLAAATTITGVVMTNHIMYIKKKDDAFIREREIAAKRFDEAWYEGCPKEILLIDSPNGYKISGIYLKPLETKNTVIICHGVTENKINSMRYARMFERLGFNAFVYDHRRHGESQGKTTSYGHYEKYDLQAVVDTIRAITGEDALLGIHGESMGAATTLLYAGTLSDNADFYVSDCAFSNFPELLKRIFESVVPIDSKYTLPFADFFMRIRDGYSVKEVMPIVAVKQIQKPVLFIHSTPDDFIPSTMAEELFEQKPEPKMLKLFEKGEHAKSFNDNPGDYEQTVAKFLHDYVPAYRNTTDSLI